A window of Quercus robur chromosome 12, dhQueRobu3.1, whole genome shotgun sequence genomic DNA:
GGCTTCCTCGAGCAGTCTTGTACTTAGATATTTGCTCACGTATTCTATAATATTAAGCCTTTCTTCCTTATTTCCATCCTCGGGCAAGGCTCTCTCTTGTTGTTTGATTCCCTCTCTTACAAATCTATTGATTTGGGCCATATTTGAACTGTGCAAACCCATTGTTCTAAGTGGGCCTAGGTTGCTAGATTTTTTTGTCCTTACAATAGCTATTTGAGATTATAGAAAAATATGAACCTAATAAGATTATAATAATGAGTCATAATTGAGTTCTAAGTTAATTTGTTTATTGATGGTTTTTTGTAATCTTGTGCAAATccttgagaaaaaaattttaattttcagttcAATTACATGTTATGTTTCCAATATATTTTGTAgaacaattaattttatttattaatgtatcgcttttatcatttatattaattaatattttaaaaattaattctaatttcaaTGTCATATCTTAGTCTTATTCTCTAAATTAACATTTTGGCTTCCCACTAAAGTTCACAAGTATTTATTTGTACATATTCACAAAGGAATGGCAAAAATTCTTTGTTCCGTCCTACTCATTGTATTTTATTGTCTTACTTTGCTCTACACGGGTTTTCCTCACTTCGAAGAAGTGAAGATAGATCTTACTTGCCCCCACCACAAATGTCTTTGTATTTACTTTAAATTTCTTATACATATGAAtatcatatttattataatttattttttatatattctatTACTATCTTCGAAACACTTAGGTAATTTCTTTCCTACTTAGCACTTTCACAACTATCAAACCCCTTTTCGTTTCATCTCTCATTTTGAAGTTAGTTTATTAAGAACTAACAGCAAAATACTTCCAATCAGTTCTATCCTTGATTTGGCTTGCTCTAGCTCAAGGCCGGCTCTATTATATTGGTAGATGAGGCGGTcacctaaggccccaagtagaAAAAGGCCCCCATATTTTAATAGGGTTATTTCTTTCATTGTAATTGTattaattaaactaaaatattagccaatagataaaataatatttattttattaaataaaaaatacgagagagagagagagagagagagagagagagatgctaagtctacaacatttttcacagcaaatcttaattttcaaattattactggttgttattgctagacaaaaaagtaattttaatagtGAATTCAAAGTAAAATTAGTAACACCTTAacacttagaatttattgtgaaaattttgtgaatgtaacaattcttttaaaaaaaaaaaaaaaagcaatataaaagaaattttacaacattttccaCAATAGTTGAGTTGACAAagttttactagttctcatctagATTTACCAACAATAGTTGAATtgacaaacttttactagtttttgtCTAGGCCACCACTAGTATCACATTTTTACTCACCACTATCaatttgccacatcaacaaaagtgaaaagttttgtttaattttttgtgtctataggctttcccaaaaaaaaaaaaaaaaaaaaaaaaaaaaaaatccacatggttaattagtaattttgcatctaaaacaacAGGATagaatttaagtaatatttaaaattaaaaaaaattatgtttaaatatataagatGTCATAATTCAATTTTTGCTTAAGATTCCCAAATGCATTGAGCCGCCGTACCCCAGCTATATACGAGCTTTATCGTCCCAATTAACGGTCAcaccatttgaaaattttcttcttagCACATTGTCTGATAGCAAGCTAATCAATTTTCGAAAGCAACATTAACCTGACAGTTTTTAGAAGCAACAAAGCTTGATAAGCAATATAAACCCAACTTGCTCAAAGTAGGACTTTTCCAATCGATTTGTTTTTACATGAACAAATATTCCcacaataataaatttatataggACCATAATTGAACGACAATGAAGATCCTGATTTTTGTACATTTTTCTGCAACCAGGCTAACCCACAATTTTGAAAAACGTAAACTAACAAGTTTCACGTCACACTAATCTTTCCCTCTTCCACctctcttaaaataaaaatatattaaccaacaaaataaatgaaaacaaacAACAGTTCTAATGAAATACTCAAAATTTGGGATTCCAGTATTGTTCCTAATAAAAACAGCCATACAAAAAACTGGACCAAGTATCATAAAGAATTTCCCACTTATATGTTGTTGATAACCCCTTTAGTCAAAACATCAGTGCATTGGTTTGCTTCCTTGGATATGGGCGTAGCGATTAAGTGACAATCAGAATCAAGGTTTAATATATATCAGAGGTGGAATATGCTTGGTAGTAGATAGCCAAGTTGAAACCAGAAATGAGTTAGTTTCATCAACTAATGATTTGTCAAATCCTCTACTCCAAGATGCCATTAATCCAAACCTAAGGTCCACAATTCCGCAATTGCATTATTAGTCCAAGAGAATATCCTAGGATCCATTGGAATAAGAGAAGTGTTCAAGTCAAGCCATGACAAAAAGATAATTTGGACTTTGGTATAGGTGATAAAGGCGTTGGCATTAGGTATCAAGGATTTAAAGGTGGGAAGTGAAATGTAAATTGCTTTAAACAGCTCTAAATCCGACACAATGTAAAACAAGTGACTATTTTATTTAGTGGGAGGACCTATCAACACTATTATGTGGTCCTCCATCATCCTAGTACATAGTAAATGATCTCTCATTCTATAAGCAGCTGCACATCATACTACTAAATTATTTGACAAGTTTTCAAGTCCCTCCAAGGATTTAAAGGTGGGAAGTGAAATGTAAATTGCTTTGCACAGCTCTAAATCCGACAAAATGTAAAACATGTGACTGTATTTTATTTAGGAGGAACTATCAACACGATTATGTGGTCCTCCGTCATCCTAGTACGTAGCAAATGATCTCTCATTCCACAAGCAGCTGCACGTCatactaaattattttacaagTCTTCAAGTCCCTCCAAGACATATTCGTCTTTCCAATTTTCCAACAAAGAGTCAATTAGGCAAGGATATGATGGAGTACTGAATCTGATACAATACATACACAGATACACTTATCCAAAGCAAGTCAAGTGTCTGCATCACAATGGGTCCAATCTAATACAGTACAAACACTTGTAAAAAACAAGCGTCGGCAGTACGTAGTGGATCCAATGCAAGAAGCTTAACCCGTTAGCCAAACACACTGTAAATTCACCACACCAGGCAATAACCAATCCCAAACTTTATATAAACCCATACCTATCTCTTCATAAACATAACCACAAACCACTATTTTTCTCACTTACCAAAATGAATCTCTTCAAAAACCTTCCCATTTCCTTCTACTTTCTTGTCACTGTTTTCATTGCCCTAGCCCATGCAGCCAGATTTGATATAACAAACAATTGCCCCTACACAGTATGGGCTGCAGCTGTGCCTGGTGGTGGTAGGCAGCTTAACTCACGTCAGTCTTGGCCCCTTGATGTGAACGCTGGCACAGCAAGGGCTCGCATTTGGGCCCGAACTGGTTGTAGTTTTGATGGTTCTGGTCGTGGCAGATGTCAAACCGGTGACTGTGGTGGCCTTCTTCAATGTCAAGGCTATGGTGCAGCCCCAAACACTCTTGCCGAATTCGCATTAAACCAATTTCAAAACAAGGATTTCGTTGACATCTCTCTTGTTGATGGATTCAATGTTCCTATGGAATTTAGTGCCACCTCTGGTGGTGGGTGCAATAAGAATGGAATGAGATGTACTGCTGATATCAACGGGCAGTGCCCCACTCAGTTGAAAACTTCTAGCGGGTACTGTAACAACCCTTGTACTGTTTTCAAAACTAATGAATATTGCTGCAATTCTGGGAGCTGTGGACCTACAaatttttccagatttttcaaGGATCGGTGCCCCGATGCTTATAGTTATCCTAAGGATGATGCAACAAGCTTATTCACATGCAACGGTGGGTCTAACTATAGGGTAGTTTTCTGCCCTTGAAGCACTTCTTTCCTCTGGTAAAAGGCATTGAACTAGTAGCTAGTATATCCAAATCCAATAATTGGTgtaataaaaacttgaaatgtTTGAATGAAAGGAGACGAAGGGAAAGGATATGGCAAGATAACTAGAATATACTAAATTTTAGTAAATTTCGGTCACCTTTCCCTTTAATCTCCCTCTATTCCAAACATTGAGGGCTTGTGAGCTTTGAGCACCTGTAGTATTGTGCATATTCCATTTTATAAGGCGGTTAAATTTCTGCACCCTCGAAACAGTTCTTTCTTCTGGTGAGAGACATAGAACTATCAGCCAGTAGTATTAATAACTGGGGTAATAAAAGCTTGAGGGCTTGCATGAGCTGATGAGTATGTGCTGTCTGTATTTTTACGTATGCCCGTGCGGTTGTTGTAGAAAATTCTCTATGAAGAACGGAAAATATTAACATAACGATTATATAACCTCCTGTTTGTGCTTATTGGTAATTCAAAGTTTTATCTTGCAGCTTAACCTGGCCATTGCTTCGTTTGATTTACTACCATGCTTGCAACTTTATGTTACTACTATTTCAGCAACTTTCTCATTCTAAAAAGTTACAATATCCAATGATTCAAAAAAGTTCCCACGTTTTAATGAACTAAAACTTTCATCATTACCTCTAAAAGCTATACTATAGCTTGAAAGGTAAGATACCAGACAATAAAAATTGAGGCCTTCAGTTGCAACTGATTATTTGTAACTTGTTCAGTGGTGAAATGATCAACTACCCTTTGTAAATGCTGTGATTGGTTCATCAAATCCTTACACATTTGCTCAGCAACTCTATGAGCTGAGTTAGGATCTTTTCCTATATGACCTTGAAAATAACAATCTTTGCCCCCAACCTTTTTCCAAGATCTAAATCCACCAACAATGAATGCATTTTGTCCCACAACCTCATTTGGATTATGAAAGACAAAGCAAGGTAGACAATAAACTGCATCTGTTGTAGGAGAATATTCAAGccattttgaattatttctaaaccaagaagcttgaaagcTACGATTGCGCTTTCCACTTTTTTTGAATGTCTCTAGAGAAGGTTGGTGTGGACCTTTTTTAATGTAAGCCCATCAAATTTTATCACGTTGATTAACATgatatttcatatttgtttgCGTGTTCCAGGATCATAATCCAAAGAATCAAGGTCAattctttgaaattgtgtttgagaGATTGGAACATCGACATTTTCCGGAATTGGAACATCCACATTTTCCGGAATTGGAATAGCAAAATTAGTTGTTAGCAATTCCACGTTGACTTCGAAAGAATTTAAAATTgaaccttttcttttgaaaaaatcaagcactgtaattgattttttcatgatctacaaataaaataagaatcatATAAGAATTaccattattttcttaaatttgtgtgacaattttctatattatatgatttgtttttttctttttgtctttggtctgtctttatttatgtctttgtATTTGGTCTGCCTTCTgcctttatttatgtctttgtgtttggtctgtctttatttatgtctttgtGTTGTCTCCCTTTTTCTAACACTGACCCACTAACCCAATGAATCCCACTGGCCACTACCGACACTAATTGACcttacaggaaaaaaaaaaaaaaaaaaagtaaagttaaagACTTTAATTTTACCTTTTGTCCGTTGCCCAACTCCACTTGTCCCTATTATGCCCAACTACcagtcaacaaagaaaaaactaatctCTACAACTACaaactctactctctctctctatctctcttatcTATATAGAGAGTCACAAACACAGAGTCACAGagtcacaaagccaaaaagccaaacaaaaaaaaaaacaccaccgACAGCACAGATACAATTCACAATCAGTCAATCACCAACATTAGTTCAGTTCATCAGTAAAAATACAAACATGAAACACCACCAGTCCACAAGGCACAAGCACAGTTTCTGTGAATCTTAGATTCTCAGATTAGATCAcaaacattttatatttattaagttttgaaggaaaagataagaGTAAATACCTGTGAGCAGCGGCGGCAAGTGGGTTTGAAGTGGGCGGCGGCAAGTGGGTCTCGCCGGCATGGATCTCTGGTAGCAAGATCAACTGATCAAGATGGGTCTCGCTCTCACAAGCGTCATAGCGACACGGCGTGGGTGTCGGCGACGACGGCGGCGTCGCGGGGTGGGTTTCTCTGTCTCGCCTCTCAGctcttgtaaggttgaatttattcaatcatctaattggctttattccgtgccaaatttgcttgtaattcagcatttagtaaccttgtatttaggtgggtttgttgtaagggtagtgagtgagatagagtgaagattgctcaagagtgtgcaagaaaacagaaactcgcggctgggactcgcgggtgactcgcggttgcaagccgccagaagtagcacacgtgccaagcatgctggaagatgaacagtcatgctagctggagcactacagggcaaaacaggacaactggccatacggttaactcgcgactggatctcgcgacttagttaagccgcgaggtcaagccgcgagccacccctgttttgtaaaacctgacgtttcacattcctctcccactccagtataaatacccattttacccacgattgaaagagagcttccagagagaattttgagagagaaaccctaaagaaaaacaagattgtttcacccacaatctataccttagagtctcttcaaattcctttactctcttcctctccattgtcaaatccttgagaggcattataccaaacctggttctcaccatcatcatcactgtgagacagttgtttggatttctgggaagtagttaggaaggaaccaatcttcattggttgatgctacggtctagtagcggaatccgggaagctagaaaagaaaaaggttcggcgcaacctcgttggagcaagaagcttggagggcttaggtgcactgggtagattaggcttggagggtctattgctgttcttgtatcccaactgtattttctagtggattgtttaccgcttggagggcggcggagaggttttacgccgagggcttcggtttcctcttcgataacatattgcgtgttgtctttgtgtttgcatcttccttcctctctatctttgcctttttattatctgctgtggttttatctttgttatggcttagatagtctttaaccaatttcgtataatagcatatgttaagtttccgcacactagttgtttgacatattgcttgaattggttaagttgtaatttgggggtctaaacgttcaaaggtgttttgtacacgtttttgaactttcaattggtatcagagcgggtacactgctattggtttcattaccattgtgtgatccttgactcccttttgagatggataggtctcaatccataaatgcacctccatattttgatggtagtaattatgctttttggaaggttcgcatgagagcttttctgtgttctattgatgaatccgtttgggatgctgttgagattggttggaccaaatcTGAGGcaaccaaatccacatgggataaggcagcacttgctgcatctaatgctaacagtaaagcactcaatgctattttctgtggtgtgtctccagatgaaggCAGACTTGTTGACTAAAGCTTTGAGATACAAGCAATTTTCTGAGTTAATATCCAAGATGGGACTGATTAACATATATCATTCCTTAGTCCATCTTAAGGGGGAGTATCAAAGGCAAAGGAATGAAGAAAGTGAAGCTATTGCACCAAAATAGCTTAAAGACTCAGTCAGTGCAGCTAGTGCAAAGCTTAAAGACTCAACTAATGAAGAACAAACAGCTCAGTCCTCAAGGAATCAAGCATTGAGCTCTAGAGATAGAGGAATCAAGCTTGCACCTAAGTCTACTTAAACAG
This region includes:
- the LOC126709542 gene encoding protein P21-like, coding for MNLFKNLPISFYFLVTVFIALAHAARFDITNNCPYTVWAAAVPGGGRQLNSRQSWPLDVNAGTARARIWARTGCSFDGSGRGRCQTGDCGGLLQCQGYGAAPNTLAEFALNQFQNKDFVDISLVDGFNVPMEFSATSGGGCNKNGMRCTADINGQCPTQLKTSSGYCNNPCTVFKTNEYCCNSGSCGPTNFSRFFKDRCPDAYSYPKDDATSLFTCNGGSNYRVVFCP